The Rosa chinensis cultivar Old Blush chromosome 7, RchiOBHm-V2, whole genome shotgun sequence DNA segment CCTGCTGGACTTTGGAAGCTTTTTAAGCCACCAAGTTATCCAGAATCGAAAGATGATGTGAAGAACACAAAGTCATTTATGGAATCACTGGCTCACTGATTGTATCAATGAATTTATCAGGTGGACTTCTGCATCTTGTAATATGGGAATGGGTAGCATAATTGTTTAATGTCATGAATTCTTCTTTGGGTGCATAGAGAACATACTTGTTGGTATTGGCAGTTGCCTTTTTAATTTGAGTACTTGTACATGAGTGACTGGTATCTTTCAAATAAAAGAGGTGGTTTTGGCAGAAAGATTGAACAAGACATACAAGAAAGTGAACTAAAGTTCTGGGATTCTAAATTCTTTTGGTTGTGGAAACTAGAAGTGACATAAGTCAACCCTCTGCTTCATTTTAGAGTAAATCTAATGTTTGGATGTCTATCTTATGCAAGTATTTGAATCAGCTATCTTTCTGATTCATATCAACTGCATTACCTTGCCCAGAAGTGATTTTTGACTTGTATTAATGATTATCACGGTGCATATGAAAGATGAGACAGAGAATCAAGAAGCTAGTAGCAGTGGAGCGAGTGAATCAGACTGAATAGTTCACTTATACAAGCTTGAAAGGCATGACTGGATTTGGCTGCTAGGTATCTGGTGTAATGTATGCAACAGTATTGATGTCCGATGTAAGAGAGGACACTAGAAATTTGAAGctattacaatgtatagaaccGCAATAACTTGGTCAATAAATTAACACAAAGTTGATCATGATCAATTTGTTTTCATATTAGATTATGTTGCAGCCAACTCTGAGAATTTTGggcgaaaaaaaaatgtaatcaaAGTcaaaaatatttgaattttaaattGTTCTGGGCGATTTACTCCACTCAGGAGAAGTGTCATTGGAGAAACTGTGACATTCTcctttgaggaaaaaaaaatctttagaaCACCCAAGGTGTTATTGTTTTCCCATTGAAAAGGGAAACGAGGAAAACTATATAACTCCCAGGATCAAGTTGCTTTCCCATTGAAAAGGGAATTGaggaaaactttcttcattgtCTTTAGTTCTTTCCAAAAATATATCTGAATCATCAGATAATCAGAGTCTCACACTAGGAAAAGTTCAACATCCAAGTTTGTGTGGGTGAATGATTCGGTATTTCAAAACCTGCTAGAAGGCACTGACTAATAGTTAAGATGGTGGAATATCTTCCTACCCTGAACATCTACAAAATGTTGCACAAGTAATCTGCAGAACCATTTAGAATACCCGAAGCCCCATACGAAGTCGTACCCAGGCAATAGTTGCTACTGCGGCGCCGCCCACATGTGCATTTCCTGAGCTACTGTTTCCCTGCAATAACAAGATAATGTTACCAGTACATTTAGAAGTAAATAACTAGGACACTGGTTTGATGGCATAGGGAACAAAGTTCTGGAGTTTCAAGTCCTTAATGAAAAATGAGGCTGCTGGTCATGTCAAGTAGGAAAAAAGAGACTCCTTACTAGTTCAAAGAGGCTAGGTTATCTCAAGATCAATATTGACAGAAAATAAAACCACAATGAACAAGGCCTAATTGTCAAAATACTCATTTGGTCTATAAACCATTAAGTAatgataattaattaattatgacACAATCCCTGATCTATTCAAGGCCAATGCACAGCACAGACACAGAAATGTGAAAATGGTAGAAACCAACATACCTGTATGATCCTTGAAATGGAATCCCCAATTTGATAGGCCATCTAGATTAGAAAAAGAAAGGTAACTAACTTTAAGTATTTGCATAATAGCCTTTACAAATCACACAACATAGAAGCAAACTTACCAGTAAAATGCTCAGATAGTAGAGGAAAGCTGGAATGCATGTGCAGGGTTGTAACAAGTCAAAGTACATCACAGCAGTAACAGCACCTTGTGCGCCCTAAATGTCACAAACAGACCCAAGAGTTAAATGACCTAAATTTTCAAGTCATGCTCCTGAGAGAATTGAAGTCAGCCTCATCGACTTTTAATCAAACAATTGATGAAAATAATGAATTGCTGGTAGAGTGAAGGTCTACGGTATTCATCAAATCTCACCACTATATAGTCTATGTAACTAGCCTTATGCACGGCATCAATATGCCAGAAAACAAACAGTGACTTGAATAAAGAGACTGCATCCCACAATACCGTGTATAAACCTTAAGTCCTAAGTGGTGATGATGAGAAATGACAAATGCTTTTGGggagaagtcaccttccacaGAACATTTTCTTAGAGGAAGTTCAATAGTAAAGATTTGACACCAGACACTCAGAATCTTTTAATGAAAAGAGAAATAAGGAGGAGAAAAACTTTTCAAACTCAGAACTGATGCTGAAAAAAATACATATCCTTTTTATGTTGCCATTTAAAAACTTCATATGATGGATAATGCAATGATAATTCtgacaacaaaaaaataataataatccttAGATGAGTTATTTCCTGTAGTACTTTCATTTTTGTAGGATGTCCAAAATTTGTTGGGAAATGATAAACAGAGAATTTACTTTTAGTAGCCTGGTTTGTTGACAAATGTAAGGACCGTAGAATGTAAGGGGTTTGTTGAGAGCCTACCAATGTCAATATGGGACTGTTTGAAAGGTCTCCGTCCTGCAAACAGCAGATCATGAGTATACTAAGACTATAAGTACATTAAAAGTAGAGTgagttttcaatttttcatcaATTTACTCATCCAATGAATAATTCTATGGCTGACATTTCAATACCAGGTGATAATACTTTTAAGCAAAAAACAGCGAATCAATCCTTGATGATGGTTGTATCACACAAAACTGACTGAGTTATTATTGTCCTTCTTGAGTATCATGGTACCTTTGATGCAAGCAGGACATATTGCACCAAGTAAAAGACTGAGCCACCAATAGCTCCAGCTAGATACAACTTTAGCAAAAATTCAGGGCCAAAAGTTCTTCCAACCTGGTCAATACATGAACACCAGAAGTATGTTGAAAACTGATCAGATACACCACATGATAAAGAGAATGCAAGAATAGTCCAGCAATCTTATATTTTCTCCAACTATACAAATTGCAAAACACAACATAACAACTTAAAAGGAATATGTGTGTTTACGAAGCTTTAGAACCCAGGAGAAAGCACAGAAGGAGTTTCAAAGGCATCTGAGAAAAAACTTACATCTTTCCCAAAGACAGAGAGTAGGAACATGTTGAGAAGAATATCCTCAACAACCAAGTGACTAAATGCAGAAGTTATCAATGTGTGAAGACGTCCACTTGTGATAATGTATAGTGAGAGCTGCTTACAGAAAATTGACAAGTTAGGAAATTGAAGTTGAAAATGGAATATAATCAGATTAGAACTCAACTGCTATATAAAGAGTCTGCCCGTCAACATTTTGTTTCCTTGAGTCTTTCTTTAGTTTAAGGTCACTTATAAGTAGCCAATGTTTAACATTTAAATATAAACAAGCCACTTCCTCAACAAGAAAGAGCCCACGAAGAAGTGTCCGAAATCAAGTCTAAAAATATAAAAGGTTGACAGCATCTAGTAGCACACAAATTCAAATTGAGGACTCACAGTAAAATTCTTGACCATGAATACAGGATCTGCTATCttccataaaagaaaaacagcAAAATTAGCTATAATCAATCCTAAAAGCACGTCATTACTGGATACCCTCCCATGCCATGATCTCCTGCAAACAGGAGAAATAAGTCATCCACAGGAAAGATCTCTCATATATGTCTTAAACTAAAAATATGGTATCAGCGGATGTATGCCTTCCATTAAAAGTCGTTTCAACATTTGAAACACATTGTGTTAATGTAATACATGCAAAACTTTGATAACGAAAACAACAAACAATAGTCAACACAAGATACGCAACGATAGATGTTTAATCCATTGCACACCATAATCTACTGCCTCCACATTTGTTAGCCGCCTGCCTTTTATTTTCCTCAAGTTTTCAACAAAGAAAAGGGGCAGCCTAATGGGATAAAGATGCTTCCATATAGTAAATGAACATTTCACACTTCAAACCACCAAAGGCAAAAATCAAAACTATAAATGTTATGAAAATGCAGAGCTTTTCTTGATGCCTAATATGGAAAGTACGTCTAAATAATCTTCCTAAACAGAGGAcatcatgatgatgatgaaaaatagaaaccatATGGAAAGTCAGATATACTgttttttgatatttttctcttttccatTTGTTTTCCTTGAGTAAGTGAAATCATAtgactttcatatatatatatataaaaaacaaggaccaaaaacaaaaaagttctcCAACTTTATTGTAAAGTAGGAATTTGTTGTAAAGTTTCTAACTTTCCTACAAATTTCTAACTAAGTACattgaaatcaatcaatcaatcagatacttttccagaaaacaaaaaGGCACTACCTAGCACTCAGATGAGCATCAGAACTTGGGAAGAACTGAAAGTTCTGTTTGGGAATTTTTCTTTGGAGAAAGGCAAGCCTGCAATCCGAAAGCCTCTTGCTTGATACTCTCAGAAGGGTATTTGCGGAATCCAAAGAAAAGTGCTTTCTGAGTAATGGGTTGGAGAAAAAGCCATGAACTTTCTGAGTGAGATTGTGTTGATGCTGAAGTGGGTGTGTGGGAAAGGAGCTAAAGAAGAGGTTTTGGGGTGGTTTGGTCAAGGAGAAGGTTTTGTGAGGCTGAAAGTGGAAAAGAGAGGAGCTTGAGAGGGTTTTAGGGAGGTTTGTGGCCAATTTCACAGAAAGAAGCCTCTGCATTTTGTTGTTTAGTTTGAATGAAAGAGCAGGTAACCTCAGTACATGATCAATGGAAatgtgatggtgtggaatttCAAATGCTTCAGACCAAATAAAGAAATGAAATGcttgaaggaaaagaaagtaaGTAACTTGGCAGGAGTGTGTCCAAGTTTAACTTCAGTTAACAATTTAACCACGGTTCAGTATGTAGGACTCGTTAAGATTTTGGGGggaatgtaatttttttttttattacgtTTCAAATAGGCTTTTAGTTTTACAGATTGGGCTCCGCTAGAATCTAAATGGGCTTTTTAAACTGCAAGCCCTCTTTATGTTACAGACGAATGACTGTTATCTTTCAAATAAAAGAGGTGGTTTTTGCAGCAAGACTTTGAACAAGACGTACAAGAAAGTGGATTAGAAGTGTTATCAGTCAACCCTCTGCTTCATATACTGTTTTGATTTCAATCTTTTCTGATTTGTATTAATGATTATCATGGTGTATAACTGTATATGAAGATGAGACAGAGAATGAGGAAGCTAGTAGCAGTGGAGCGAGCATCGAACTGTATACAGGATAAGACAAGGAGGCATGATAGATTTGACTGCCAGGTATCTGGTGTAATGTATGAAACAACAGTATTGATGTCCAGGATAAGAGAGGACGCAAGTGATTTGAAGTTATGTATAGCTAGAACCTGCAGAAACCTGGTCAATAAATTAACACAAACTTGATCGTGATCAACTTGTCTTCATATTAATTAGATCATGTTGCAGTCAGTGAGCTGTGACAtgttggtaaattataattccaacattgtaaaggtcatgggttcgattctcattgacatatgtaagggtggggtgggctaagggttttaaaaaaaataaaaaaataaataaaaaaaagatcatGTTGCAGTCATCTCTGAGGattttggaagaaaaatatatttgaattttcaaAGGTTCTGGGCGATTTACTCCACTCAGGAGAAATGTCATGGAAAAATTGTGACATTCTCCTtcgaggaaaaaaaagaagttctTTATAACACCCCAGGTCAAGAGTTGAATCGTATTAGATTATGTTGCTTTGCCATTGAAAACGGAAATGAGGAAAACTTTCCTCCTTGTCTTTTGTTTTTcctaaaatatatatgaatcatGCAAGTTCACACTAGGAAAAGTTCAACATCCAAGTTTCAGTAATTTAAAACCTGCTGGAAGGCCCTGACTAACAGTTAAGTGCTGGAATATCCTAGTTTTCCTACCCAGAACATCTACAAAATGTTGCCAAGTAATCTGCAGAACCATTTAGAATACCCGAAGCCCCATCCGAAGTCGTACCCAGGCTATGGCTGCTACTGCAGTGCCGCCCAAGTGCCCAGATCCTGAGACATGAATGTTTCCCTGCAATAACAACATAATGTTACCACTACATTTACTAgaacaaaaaaacaaggagaGTGGTTCAAGGGCTTCTTGGTCGAACTGATTGAGGAACAATGAGGCTGCTTGGTCAAGCCAAGTTGCTAGGTTATCTCTCTTGAACAATATGGACAGAAAATAACAACCATACTGAACAAGCAGTGTGAAAATGGTAGAAACCAACATACCTCCATTATCCTTGGAATATCCTTCCCAATTAGACTTGGAATATCCTTCCCAATTAGAAAGAACCCCTAAAATAGAACAAAGAGAGGTAACCTGTTTAAGTAGTTGCATAATAGCCTCAATAATCACAAAACATAGAAGAAAACATACCAGCAGCACCGCAGGAACTGTGGGGTGGAGGAATATATCAAGCAACATGATAGCATTAACAGCACAACTTGCGCCCTAATGTTACAAACAAACTCAAGAGTTACATGAACTTAAATTTTCAACTCATGTTCCTGACAGAATATAACAACTAATCAAAGTCAGTTGATCAATTTTTGGTCAAACAACCGATGAAAAGGATGAAGCAGGTGGGCATTAAATTATTCATGATCTCTCACCACTCCATAATCACCCTTATGCCAGTGACATGAATTAAGAGACTCCGCCTCTCTGTGCCATTCATAGACCTTTCAAGTCAAATAGTGGGGAGGAATAACAAATCTTTCAGAGAGAAATAAGGTTGCCTTTCATACAGGAACCCTGATAAGATTTGACACCAGACACTTAGTTCCCACTTCACAATTCTTTAATAAAAAGAGGAGAGAAGACCTAGAAACCCAAAGATCAGAATGCTAATTctgacaaaataataaaaacatcaCTTTCGTGATTTATTTCCTTCTGGGACTTTCTTATTTGTTGGCCAGTAAATTTGTTGGGAGATGATAAACAGAGAATCTCCTTTCATTTTTTGAGAATGACCCACAGAATGTAAAGGGTTGCTGATAGCTTACCAATTTTGGTTTGATACTGATATTCTCTTTTCTGCCCTGCAAATAACAGAATGTGAGAATGGTGAATACTACATATTTCAGTAAAAGTGCAGTGAAATATCAGCATAATAGTCATCTACTGAAGAACTCTACTTTATCATACCGGTTCCTGCCATGCTGCTGGTAACTTTTCCTCTATGTCATGTGATTTGTTAAGGCTATAGTGCAAATACTTACTATAATTTCTCTTTCTTCTATTTTAGGGGATGTTTCTAATTGGGCAGGATTTCTTAATAAGGGTGAATTCGGTATGttggtttctcttgttttcATAATTGTCAATGTGTGCATTGCCCTTGAAATAAAGTGGGAGTTGATTTTCATCACTCAATACGTTTTCAACAAAATCCTCACAATTGGACCTTGTTCATCATGCGTTTTTCTTATAACTTTCTGTCCATTTTATTGTTGAAGTGAGATAACCTAGCCCAACTTGGCATGACCAAAAAGCCTCATTGAGTCATTGTACcttaaaaaatttcaaactccAGAATTTCCTTCCCATGCCATcgaaccactttcattgtcatTTTTTAGTAAACATAGTGGTAACATCATGTAGTTATTAAACAGTACTATCTCAGGATCTGCACACTTGGGTGGCGCCACAGTTGCAGCCATAGTATGGGCAAGACTTCAGAAGGGGTGTCGTTTAGTTTAAACAACTCTGCAGCTGATTGCTTAGGCAGTTAGGCGTCATCTTTCAGATATTCTGACTAGGAAACTAAGATATTCCACATGTAACTGTTAGTCAGTGCCTTCCAGTAGAAAACTAAGATAAATAATGTGAAGTTCTGATGGTTCAGATAAATTTTAGGAAACGAAAGAAAAACTATTCTCTGTAATCTGTATACTGACCTTATTTCCTTCCTTCAAACGCATATGGTGCCTATGAAAAAGAACTCACAGATTCAACTGGACCTTGACCTTTGGTGTTCTAAGAAGTGGTTGCTGATCATGATGCGTAGAATGTTACAACCTTTCCATTCACTTTGTTTAGACGATGATAATCGTCGCCATCCTGTGCTTCGATTATGTACTATGAACATTTGGATTATACAGATTCTAATTTCTGAATATATATGAAGATCTCTGTTTCTGTTTCTCATACTTCATATTCCTTCCTTAATACAAACAAGGTCTGATTACATGTTTTCTACTCTCATTGCAAATCATACTAATGCATGATCCCTTACTTCCAATCAGGTTTGGTctcattcctttttttttagtcTTTCAAAACGAAAATTGTAACCAGGTTCATttaacaattttcaattttgggtGAAATTCAGTTAACAAATTCTAAACTCAATTGACCCAACTTTGAGATTTTTCACATGGGCTCTTCTAGAATCTAAATGGGCTTTAAAACTGCAAGCCCTCTTTAGATTGAAAGCCGTATAGGCCCTATAATGTTGTTGCTGAGCATTGGTTGGTAAATTAAGTTGCTGGCATTACCAATCCTATGTGAAAACACGGATTAAAGGATTGGATGAATTTTGGGCTTTGGGGTACGGTTGGGTTGAGTAAATTAGAGTTATCCAGGTTCTCCACTGTCCTTGCAACTCGAGTACTCAACCATTTATAGGCTTTCCTGAACCAAGGTTGATGGAACTTCtagaattttgaaaagaaaaattgttttgGTGCAATCTCAACTTGTTGCCCAATATATGTTAGTTCAAGTTCAAAGATTTAGGGTTCTTAATGATAGTCTTGAAATTTCTCATGTAAGAAGTATACGTTTGGGTCAAATATCATCTTTCTTTGCCATGAATCCATGATTGCGTACCAAACTAGGCCCTACTAATTGGTTGCAAGTTGGTTGCATAAGAAAATAGGATTTACATGTTCTGCTGTGACCCTTCAAAACTCGGAGTCTCGGACCCTAGTTACTCGCATCATTTCTATGATTTTCAAGGCCCTTGACCAACAACCATATAATTTACACTTGGACACTGTCAATATGGTTCGTCAGAACCCTTAGCTTGGCCCAGTTTCCTTGATTGATAACAATAAGAAACATATATATGATCTGTAATTCTGCATGCAGCTATGAAGATTGTATCTATTCTGTGTTTCTGATTTTGAAGTAGATTTGTTCATGAATTTTTTATTATCAATGGAAACATGCATATAAGCAATGTTGGATGAGAAATACGTACGATCGATTCATTTATGTTTGAAATTCACAGTAGCATACCAAATCAGACAGCAGAATCAGTATTGACAACCCAGAATATTTGGTTTAACTGCTTTGGTAATTGCATTGTTATGCAGTTTTTTTGGTCAACAGCATTGCTTATACACATGAAATCGAACTAGATATTCAAGGCATACAAGAAAGTGATTGAAGGGTTAGGGATTCTTACGACTAATCTATTTGTTGTGGATTAGCCATATAAAAAATTCGTTTAGATTCATGTTGTGGAGAGTAGTTTAGTATCAGTCAACTGACTCATCAACCCTCTCTCAACGCAGATTTAGtgttttggtttctaatctttTACATTGAGTCCAAATTTCTTGGTATCATGGCAAAtcatgtttcttttcttttttttttttttttttttttttggtacccGAAGTACTTGTGATCTGTTTGCCAGAACTGAAGGGCCTTTATATGTCCTGAACGAGTTGTTCATTTATCCTTCTTTGCAGTGAGAATCATTAGATCACGCTGCATCTAGCTAGCTTCCCTTTTAAGATTGTGTTTGCAAATTATGAGCTATTTGAATgccttttcttgtttaattctgtatagcttttattttcttattattatATCACTTCAGCCGTGTAGTGTTtcactttaatttttttaatttagtatCAAAACGAAAAAAGTTGTCTACAAAAatttagtatttctatttttttttttttttgaaaaaaacatATGTGACTATATTTAAGTTAAGTAATACATTACAACACACTACGGTATAATTATTCCGACCGGGATGCAAAAGTTGATAGGTACGCACCCTCCTCCTTGTAtattgaaagttgaaacccaCACAATGTCTCCCCTAACTTAGGGTTGTGCTTATAAATGCCTTCTATTGGTTTAATTGTTGGGTATgtatgaattttttatttatgctGCTAGCTAGTTGATCATTTCTGTGATCAAACTAGTCGGGAACTCCATCCAAGGAATCATGGATTATGATGTATATATAATTGGTTTTGCAGCAAGAATCACCTGTTTACGTTGTGAAGAGAGTGTCTTCTCTCATGCATGTGAGACAACaagtagaaaataaaacaaagctaAGTTCTGATCGACATGCAAGCATCTCCATACCAAAATTTTTGACTGTCTGCGTAGTTCCGACAAGGAGTTGAAATCAATCTCTCACATTTTATGGTTTTTCAAATTTCGGAGAGGTACTACTATGTCATGGGCCCATGCCAAGACCCATGGCCAAGAGACCAAAGACGAAGAAATTGAGAGTACTTAGATCAATTCcatcaaaaaaattattatctgATGAACAACGATAATGACATATTTTCACCGAATTATGCAATTTCGGAGAAATTCCTCATTTGAAAACTTCTAAAACTTAAAACAACTAATAGTTAAGTTTTACATTTAATTATGTtagttgaaaaataaaaactctaaGAGATCCCTTGTAGAACTTGCACTGCATATATATAGACACTTGCATCAGACATTTTAAGTTTTTATAtccattaatttgtttttgatttATGTGCTTATACACATACATACCTTACTGAATAAGGACCCTCATCTAGTACACTGTCACATATATATCCCATGCAGATCCATACAAAATGGCATAATGCAGACCAGTACtattagggcatctccaaccctttagtcaaaagccaaagtcatttgGAAAATTTGACACCCCTAGTGTCATTACTATTCATTATTATTTTGCATATCTTCAACCCCCTTTAGTCAAAAGTCATACccatttcataattttaattattttagatagttatttaactacaatatgaatttatatatcatacataataATCTTATATAATATACCGtcgtttaaattttttttagaaatttttattttattttttcaagtttttctaGTTTAAAACTACATTACTCTATTATTAGCCATTGAATTTAATTTATCGCATTTTTCTGACTGTCAgattagaaattaagtaattatatattttattttttaacttttGGTATCAATTAATTTTGGCCTTCCATTTTGAATTGAATTTATGAGGAGTGAATCAAAGCCGCTCATTTTGAATAGTGAAAGGTGGGACCCAGCCTTCTTCCCCTAAGCTATTTTGGTTTTCTACCTTtattccttagtcattttgactcaagcTATAGCTCAAAAGCCATTTTGACACCCTCTTGATATGCATGGGTTGGAGATGGTGAAAAAAAAACCCCTTAGTCATTTAAGCTTTTGACCCCATTGTTAGAGATGCCCTAATTATATACTCTCATGCATGCagatcaaaaccctaaatgCAGATTTGCACACACGTACCAATGTACCATGCAGCTAGGGTTAATTAATTAGTCATTCCGCTAATTAATTTGAATTCTTCCaatgaaaatatatactaaACCCTTGGTTTTGTCCCTTTGTTTAACTGCTGGGTTCTAGGTAATTGTTCTATACTTAGAAAGCAAGTAAATGTCCAAGATCCTCCTGCTGGTAAAAGATCCTGTTGTTTGACTCAATATTCAACCTCTTTTTGAATATAAGATACGCATGACGTACTGTCTGCAGGCAGGTTGTTTATAGAATCTATTATCATGTTGTTTACAGCTAATCAGCTATTCGATGCTTACTGTAACTCAGAATCTAATTACTTTTAACCCTAATTGGATCAGAGTGGGAACAAGTACGTGCAGGGTTGATTGGGTAAAGTGGTAAACATAGAGAAATGCCGTTTACGACCAATTTAAGTAACGTTGTTTAACACAATACTCCATTACTTTATCCAACACAGTCAAACGCTTCAACATTATGTCTCTGTGTTCTCTAGTCAGAAACATGTTGTGCAGGTTAAGGTTTCGTATCAAAGATATGAGGCAGAAACCTTTTCACACTCGTAAACAATTATCATAGGCTCCGGAATTGCATTTCTGTTATTCCTTTAGCAAACACACCAAACATGTTTAACGACCACCAAGAAATTTAATACTTAGTCATTATAATATATTTCTGAATCGAAGAAGTTGACGCGTAGGGTGCAGCTTAATTATTTGGCAACTTTAGTGCAGCATGCATATATCCACTAATGCTAATTAATTCAAACATTCAACCGACAGTTGTATAGTATTAACGTACATGTAACTAGCTAATTAGTTCTGGAATTAATTAATTTGTATTTCATTTTGGCCTAACCCTTCAATTAATTAGTTTGCCACTCGTATATGCGAGTCATGAGTGATCCAAGTGGATGGTTAAAATATTTATCTGTACTTATATTGTCAGTACCTAACGTAAGCTTGGACTTGTTTGTTATACACGTATACATACATATAGGTCGTTTGGTATATACAAATGTATGTCTTTTGTGTATTGATCTATGTACATAACTACATacaatataattaattaattacgtATGTTAGAGTCGTTCATTTTCCTGTGGGAATATATACCGTAGTAGAATCATTACCAATTGCAAGCTGTGCGCCATGACATTTCTACTTTTGATCAGGGTCTCGCAACTGTACAATGTCttgaaatatcaaatttatctcttaattaagaaaaattcttaggttcacccatAGGGTGAATGAGTATATTCACCCCTTTGtcgattaatatatttttacttaataaatttataattcaaCTGTTTATATCTTAAATTATCCTTTAAATATCATCTcagtaaaaaatcaatcgaatcggaaatcatttaattatctaattgaatcaaacaaatggatggttctaacaacacttactactattatgatgaaccgtccatgtatttcatagaaatgaataactaaaaggtcttcaatttgattgattttttacagaggtaatctttatattacgttatacaacataaacggttggattagaaaattataaagttattatacgTTAATCGCAAGAGAGGGTGAATGagctcattcaccctagggctgacctaagaattgttccttAAGTAATTAGTCAAATGCTAAAAGGGAGATAACCATACTTTTTGGATTTATTTCATTACTCTTGTATCCACTCTTTGAGTATCTGCTACGCTTGAAATTAACTTTTAGGTCTAGTAATAATTGTttagaatatatacatcccacatgggaaaaaagggactttgcctatgagtttataaggatttgggccactctatcaattgccaattggttttggatgtgaaccccatattactttatcatagtatcagagcgggttacccacgtgtgcatgtctcactgccacacgggctccacgtcacccaaagttatCCACgtatatggcttgaaaattct contains these protein-coding regions:
- the LOC112177272 gene encoding RHOMBOID-like protein 12, mitochondrial isoform X1 — its product is MQRLLSVKLATNLPKTLSSSSLFHFQPHKTFSLTKPPQNLFFSSFPTHPLQHQHNLTQKVHGFFSNPLLRKHFSLDSANTLLRVSSKRLSDCRLAFLQRKIPKQNFQFFPSSDAHLSARRSWHGRVSSNDVLLGLIIANFAVFLLWKIADPVFMVKNFTLSLYIITSGRLHTLITSAFSHLVVEDILLNMFLLSVFGKDVGRTFGPEFLLKLYLAGAIGGSVFYLVQYVLLASKDGDLSNSPILTLGAQGAVTAVMYFDLLQPCTCIPAFLYYLSILLMAYQIGDSISRIIQGNSSSGNAHVGGAAVATIAWVRLRMGLRVF
- the LOC112177272 gene encoding RHOMBOID-like protein 12, mitochondrial isoform X2, translating into MVKNFTLSLYIITSGRLHTLITSAFSHLVVEDILLNMFLLSVFGKDVGRTFGPEFLLKLYLAGAIGGSVFYLVQYVLLASKDGDLSNSPILTLGAQGAVTAVMYFDLLQPCTCIPAFLYYLSILLMAYQIGDSISRIIQGNSSSGNAHVGGAAVATIAWQVLKYRIIHPHKLGC